In the Pseudoalteromonas tunicata genome, one interval contains:
- a CDS encoding MotA/TolQ/ExbB proton channel family protein, with the protein MVLLIDAINAIREFLDTGGQVLLVIGVLIFAMWLLILERLLYIFGGYRQYKKLVKKTWFDRKERNSWNAEQIRQALVSRAKQRLSQNLPFINVMVAVCPLLGLLGTVTGMIEVFDVMAITGTGSARSMASGVSKATIPTMAGMVGALSGVFASTYLQRKTKREAELLEDQMVLDH; encoded by the coding sequence ATGGTGCTATTGATTGATGCAATCAATGCCATCCGTGAGTTCCTCGACACAGGTGGCCAAGTTTTATTGGTCATCGGTGTCCTCATCTTCGCGATGTGGTTACTGATCTTAGAGCGCTTATTGTACATCTTTGGTGGATATCGTCAGTACAAGAAGCTCGTTAAAAAAACATGGTTTGATCGTAAAGAACGTAATAGCTGGAATGCAGAGCAAATTCGCCAAGCTTTAGTATCAAGAGCAAAACAACGTTTAAGCCAAAACTTACCTTTTATTAATGTGATGGTTGCAGTATGTCCGCTGCTCGGTCTACTTGGCACCGTAACTGGGATGATAGAAGTGTTTGATGTTATGGCCATTACAGGCACAGGCAGTGCGCGTTCGATGGCATCGGGAGTCAGTAAAGCGACTATCCCAACAATGGCTGGCATGGTTGGCGCGTTATCTGGCGTATTTGCATCAACGTATTTACAACGCAAAACCAAACGTGAAGCTGAGTTACTAGAAGATCAAATGGTATTAGATCACTAA
- a CDS encoding tetratricopeptide repeat protein: protein MKAFKLSAFYCAAVLSAVTLPSLLSMVPGINISVAQAEEVATKRVPALREKVYSQLARAQKLADDGDTVAGLAALDAIKERSSSMNDYEIAMMYNFYGFIYYNKNDLPQAISAFENVVKQTAIPESLKLNTLFSLAQLAMANGDYAQVITYLDRWDGLNTAPRKDSYYVLKSQALYQDKQYQGALENINVAIALAEKDNQIPKENWLVLQRALYYSLNQPIEVVKVLEKMITYFDKPSYWVQLGGMYGEVGEEKKQLAVLETAYQRGFITSKNDIRNFAQVYLLNGLAFKAAELMNKGLSKQVIDDTAANRAFIAESYLQAKEDRKAIPHFIAAAKMERHGKYEQRLAELYINIEMFDEAADAARAALNKGGLDFESNAYIALGMAQYNLTNFDASILAFERAEKYKKSESLAKQWIKYVKREKQNSELLKTAYL from the coding sequence ATGAAAGCATTTAAATTATCGGCATTTTATTGCGCAGCAGTTCTCAGTGCTGTCACGTTACCAAGCCTGCTTAGTATGGTGCCTGGCATTAATATCTCAGTGGCTCAAGCTGAAGAAGTGGCCACTAAACGCGTGCCAGCATTGCGTGAAAAAGTATATAGTCAACTTGCGCGCGCTCAAAAACTTGCAGATGATGGCGATACAGTTGCAGGACTTGCAGCCCTTGATGCCATCAAAGAGCGCAGTTCGAGTATGAACGATTACGAAATTGCCATGATGTATAATTTTTATGGTTTCATTTATTACAACAAAAATGATTTACCACAAGCGATCAGCGCCTTCGAAAATGTTGTTAAGCAAACTGCCATCCCAGAGTCATTAAAGTTAAATACTTTGTTTAGCTTAGCGCAACTTGCCATGGCAAATGGTGATTATGCTCAGGTCATTACCTATCTTGATCGTTGGGATGGTCTAAATACTGCGCCAAGAAAAGACAGTTATTATGTTTTAAAATCACAAGCGCTTTATCAGGATAAACAGTACCAAGGTGCACTTGAAAACATCAATGTTGCGATTGCTCTAGCCGAAAAAGACAACCAAATTCCAAAAGAGAACTGGTTAGTATTACAACGTGCGCTTTATTATTCGCTTAACCAACCGATTGAAGTGGTTAAAGTACTTGAGAAAATGATCACTTACTTTGATAAACCAAGTTACTGGGTGCAATTAGGCGGTATGTATGGCGAAGTGGGCGAAGAGAAAAAGCAACTGGCCGTATTAGAAACAGCCTATCAACGTGGTTTTATTACATCAAAAAATGATATTCGTAATTTTGCACAAGTTTATTTACTTAATGGTTTAGCGTTTAAAGCCGCAGAGCTCATGAATAAAGGGTTGAGTAAACAAGTGATTGATGATACAGCCGCCAATCGTGCGTTTATTGCTGAATCCTATTTACAAGCAAAAGAAGACCGTAAAGCTATCCCTCATTTTATTGCTGCAGCGAAAATGGAACGCCACGGAAAATATGAGCAACGCCTTGCAGAGCTTTACATTAACATTGAAATGTTTGATGAAGCCGCTGATGCTGCCCGTGCTGCACTCAATAAAGGTGGACTCGACTTTGAATCCAATGCCTATATTGCTTTAGGCATGGCGCAATATAATTTAACTAATTTTGATGCCTCTATTTTGGCTTTTGAACGAGCTGAAAAATATAAAAAGTCAGAAAGCTTGGCTAAGCAGTGGATCAAATACGTTAAACGTGAAAAACAAAATTCTGAACTATTAAAAACCGCTTATCTATAA
- a CDS encoding energy transducer TonB has product MRYLIALLVAAVITFALFFTMQALIQTGEGAMSEPIKGNVLDFVRLKKEESVQKKERKPEKPPAPKEPPPPMESPQMDSSQANSDSAGFDFSANVDADVSLAGGLSLDSSDGEYLPIVKVAPVYPRRALSRGIEGYVIVEFIVTKSGTVREPVVVKAEPESLFDQAAKDAVLKFKYKPRVVNGEAVEVAGVQNKITFEISG; this is encoded by the coding sequence ATGCGATATTTAATTGCGTTACTGGTTGCTGCTGTTATTACCTTCGCGTTGTTTTTCACAATGCAAGCGCTCATTCAAACGGGTGAAGGGGCAATGAGCGAGCCAATCAAAGGGAATGTGCTTGATTTTGTCCGCCTCAAGAAAGAAGAGTCTGTACAGAAAAAAGAACGTAAACCTGAAAAACCACCTGCGCCAAAAGAGCCACCACCGCCAATGGAGTCACCACAAATGGATAGCTCCCAGGCAAACAGTGATTCTGCTGGATTTGATTTTAGTGCCAATGTCGATGCAGATGTCTCTCTTGCTGGTGGCTTGTCTTTAGATTCCAGTGATGGCGAGTATTTACCGATTGTAAAAGTAGCGCCTGTGTATCCGCGAAGAGCCTTATCTCGCGGGATTGAAGGATATGTGATTGTTGAGTTCATCGTAACTAAAAGCGGCACCGTGCGAGAGCCTGTTGTTGTAAAAGCGGAGCCAGAGAGTTTGTTCGATCAAGCTGCAAAAGATGCAGTCTTAAAGTTCAAATATAAACCTCGAGTTGTAAATGGCGAAGCGGTTGAAGTAGCCGGTGTACAAAACAAAATAACCTTTGAGATTAGTGGTTGA
- a CDS encoding ExbD/TolR family protein, protein MRAPLAQIFQEEEAEEINMTPMLDVVFIMLIFFIVTASFVKEAGIDVNRPEAATAVKKERANILVAISDKGEIWINKRQVDVRAVQANIERLKAENPQGSVVIQADKKATTDTLIKVMDASRAAGVFDVSIAAQEG, encoded by the coding sequence ATGAGAGCACCTTTAGCACAAATTTTTCAAGAAGAAGAAGCAGAAGAAATAAACATGACACCGATGCTTGATGTGGTATTCATCATGTTGATTTTCTTCATTGTGACGGCCTCTTTTGTTAAAGAAGCCGGTATTGATGTAAACCGCCCAGAAGCTGCTACGGCAGTGAAAAAAGAGCGCGCTAACATTTTAGTGGCAATCTCGGATAAAGGTGAAATTTGGATCAATAAACGCCAGGTCGATGTCCGTGCAGTACAGGCAAATATTGAGCGTTTAAAAGCCGAAAATCCACAAGGTAGTGTTGTTATTCAAGCGGATAAAAAAGCGACTACCGATACCTTAATTAAGGTGATGGATGCGTCAAGAGCGGCAGGTGTCTTTGATGTGTCAATCGCGGCACAAGAAGGTTAG